A single Coraliomargarita sinensis DNA region contains:
- a CDS encoding NuoI/complex I 23 kDa subunit family protein: MAKTKVMERKPLTLAEKTFIPQILGGLKTTFSTMLQKPVTLQYPDERPNIPDNYRGVPTLVKDPNGREKCVSCQLCEFVCPPKAIRITPGEISEEEEPDRAHVEKAPKEFDINMLRCIYCGLCQEVCPEEAIFLQDIFSSSGYTREEMINNKEKLYELGGTLPDQHYKWDKKKAAEEKGNPHH, from the coding sequence ATGGCCAAGACGAAAGTAATGGAACGTAAGCCGCTGACTCTCGCGGAGAAGACCTTTATCCCGCAGATTCTGGGTGGCTTGAAAACAACCTTCAGCACCATGCTGCAAAAGCCTGTGACGCTGCAGTATCCGGACGAACGTCCGAATATCCCGGATAACTACCGGGGCGTGCCCACTTTGGTCAAGGACCCGAACGGCCGCGAAAAATGTGTCTCCTGTCAGCTCTGCGAATTCGTCTGTCCGCCCAAGGCGATTCGCATCACGCCCGGTGAAATCTCCGAAGAGGAAGAACCGGATCGCGCGCACGTGGAGAAGGCGCCCAAGGAGTTCGACATCAATATGCTCCGCTGCATCTACTGCGGTCTCTGTCAGGAGGTCTGCCCGGAAGAGGCCATCTTCCTGCAGGATATCTTTTCATCCTCGGGTTACACCCGCGAGGAAATGATTAACAATAAAGAAAAGCTCTACGAGCTTGGCGGCACCCTTCCGGACCAACACTACAAGTGGGACAAGAAGAAGGCAGCCGAGGAGAAGGGGAACCCGCACCACTAG
- a CDS encoding complex I subunit 4 family protein, whose protein sequence is MNDTNSYFLLAAILAPILAGVILLFGARFDATTRRAVAAFGFGWPLIIGLMLYCLFEPTLVGGYNFELRLPTGLESIGIYLHLGLNGISMPLFILAGTVGFAAGLYAMYSNAERPHIYLALLLFMLGGLMGTFASVDVFFFYFFHEFALIPTFIMIGIWGGAGRRGAAIEMTIYLTVGALLSLLGLIALYVESGADSFSLLELRNYLTSQPLGDTIQNNIYALLLFGFGILVSLFPFHSWAPKGYAVAPTGAAMLHAGVLKKFGLYGLLQIAGPLLPAGAAHWFPWIVWLALGNIIFIGLVTLAQKDLKMMLGYSSVMHMGYAFLGLACFSVAGAGGALLMMVAHGFSVALLFMLSTCIYHRSQTFDMSSMGGLATKAPVLAGFFVAGSMASIGLPGFGNFWGEFTIFAALAESDLTRWIVAPAAIGIIISAIYGLRAVANIFFGQPSDRFAERLGNDSIEDLKGYEKLPASILIAGLVLTGIFPRFFSDDADRELTTLYSQEESHLPVHAQAEQPKVTIHEEESR, encoded by the coding sequence ATGAACGATACGAACTCATATTTTCTACTAGCTGCGATTCTCGCGCCGATTTTGGCAGGTGTGATTTTGCTTTTCGGTGCCCGCTTTGATGCAACCACCCGGCGTGCGGTCGCGGCCTTTGGCTTCGGCTGGCCGCTGATCATTGGCCTCATGCTCTACTGTTTGTTCGAGCCGACGCTGGTGGGTGGATACAATTTCGAGCTGCGACTACCAACCGGGCTGGAAAGCATCGGAATTTATCTTCATCTCGGTCTGAACGGGATATCCATGCCACTCTTTATCCTGGCGGGCACGGTAGGCTTTGCCGCCGGGCTCTACGCGATGTATTCGAATGCCGAGCGTCCCCATATCTACCTTGCTTTGCTGCTCTTCATGCTGGGGGGGCTCATGGGGACTTTCGCCTCGGTCGACGTTTTCTTTTTCTACTTCTTCCACGAGTTCGCACTAATTCCCACCTTCATCATGATTGGTATCTGGGGTGGGGCCGGACGACGTGGGGCCGCGATCGAAATGACGATTTATCTGACCGTCGGAGCTTTGCTCTCGCTGCTCGGTCTGATTGCACTCTACGTCGAGAGCGGGGCGGACTCCTTCTCTCTGTTGGAGCTTCGTAACTACCTCACTTCGCAGCCGCTTGGAGACACGATCCAGAACAACATCTACGCCTTGCTCCTCTTTGGCTTCGGGATTCTGGTTTCGCTTTTTCCATTCCATAGTTGGGCTCCAAAAGGTTATGCGGTGGCCCCGACCGGAGCCGCCATGCTCCATGCCGGCGTGCTCAAGAAGTTCGGTCTCTATGGTCTGCTTCAGATCGCCGGACCACTACTGCCTGCTGGTGCGGCCCACTGGTTCCCCTGGATCGTCTGGCTCGCACTCGGCAATATCATCTTTATCGGTCTGGTGACTTTGGCTCAGAAAGACCTTAAGATGATGCTCGGTTACAGCTCGGTCATGCATATGGGTTATGCCTTTTTGGGGCTGGCCTGCTTCTCGGTGGCCGGTGCCGGCGGCGCGCTTCTCATGATGGTGGCACACGGATTTTCGGTGGCCCTGCTGTTCATGCTTTCCACCTGTATCTATCACCGCAGCCAAACTTTTGACATGTCCTCAATGGGCGGTCTCGCAACCAAGGCACCGGTATTGGCAGGATTCTTTGTTGCCGGTAGTATGGCGAGTATCGGCCTGCCGGGCTTCGGTAACTTCTGGGGGGAGTTCACGATTTTTGCCGCACTGGCAGAGTCCGACTTGACCCGCTGGATCGTGGCACCGGCGGCAATCGGGATCATCATATCGGCGATTTACGGACTGCGTGCCGTCGCAAATATTTTCTTCGGCCAGCCGAGCGATAGGTTCGCCGAGCGGCTCGGCAATGATTCGATTGAAGACCTCAAGGGGTACGAAAAATTGCCGGCTTCCATACTAATTGCCGGTCTCGTGCTGACGGGGATTTTTCCACGCTTCTTCTCAGACGACGCCGACCGCGAGCTAACGACGCTCTATTCGCAGGAGGAAAGCCACTTGCCTGTTCACGCACAAGCTGAACAGCCCAAGGTAACGATTCACGAGGAGGAATCCCGATAA
- a CDS encoding molybdopterin-dependent oxidoreductase: protein MSQNGTVENVTINIDGQDVSVPQGTNIIEAVKMVGKGKEVPHYCYHPKLSVAGNCRMCLVEMGMPMKDRATGEAILDEDGNQKIGWMPKPTIGCATNAAPGMHIKTNSPMVKESRNGVTEFLLINHPLDCPICDQAGECRLQEFSAEHGRGYSRFIEDKNVKPKRTRLGPRVTLDDERCILCSRCVRFSKEIVDDDVLGFVDRGTYSTLTCYPGKELENNYSLNTVDICPVGALTSTDFRFKMRVWFLKRTNSICTESSVGANTEIWSREGKIYRITPRRNDAVNDTWMTDSGRALYKAVESEDRLTHYTIGGVHKTPEDVASAAVDLLKGGDVAMVASAHSSVEEQFYYKAIAERSRAKVSLVSHYGEGDGLLQSEDRTPNLRGALLTGLIDQLPEAELSPLARGINSGAVKTLLVVNEDVTALGISPDLLSKVKVIYVGTHTNDTAKDADIVIPSLMVFEKDGTFINQTFRLQKFKTAVPGPSGIRPDFMVLEKIAAPLADEKPAAVTLDEVWQRIAAKLESIQDSLTWRGIPDEGIALEPGALVELPFAETKNLKYDPVAFKEAQSAPAGA from the coding sequence ATGAGCCAGAACGGAACAGTCGAGAACGTGACGATCAACATCGATGGTCAGGACGTAAGCGTCCCTCAAGGCACGAATATCATCGAGGCGGTTAAGATGGTGGGTAAGGGCAAAGAAGTCCCGCACTACTGCTATCACCCGAAGCTTTCTGTGGCCGGTAACTGCCGGATGTGCCTTGTCGAAATGGGCATGCCGATGAAGGATCGTGCCACCGGCGAGGCGATTCTCGACGAGGACGGGAACCAGAAGATCGGCTGGATGCCCAAGCCGACAATCGGCTGTGCCACCAACGCCGCGCCGGGGATGCACATCAAGACCAACTCGCCCATGGTCAAAGAGTCGCGCAACGGGGTGACGGAATTTCTTTTAATCAATCACCCGCTGGACTGCCCGATTTGCGATCAGGCGGGGGAGTGCCGCCTGCAGGAATTTTCCGCGGAACACGGTCGTGGCTACAGCCGTTTTATCGAGGATAAAAACGTCAAACCCAAGCGCACCCGCCTCGGGCCGAGAGTAACGCTCGACGACGAGCGCTGTATCCTTTGCTCCCGCTGCGTGCGTTTTAGCAAGGAAATTGTTGATGATGACGTGCTCGGCTTTGTCGACCGCGGCACCTATTCCACGTTGACCTGCTATCCCGGTAAGGAGCTGGAGAACAACTATTCCTTGAACACGGTCGATATTTGTCCGGTCGGTGCGCTGACAAGTACGGACTTCCGCTTCAAAATGCGGGTCTGGTTCCTCAAACGTACGAACAGCATCTGTACCGAAAGCAGCGTCGGGGCAAACACCGAGATTTGGAGCCGTGAGGGCAAAATCTATCGCATCACACCGCGTCGTAATGACGCGGTGAATGATACCTGGATGACGGATTCCGGGCGTGCGCTTTATAAAGCCGTCGAGTCCGAAGACCGCTTGACGCACTACACCATCGGCGGCGTGCACAAGACCCCGGAGGATGTGGCCTCGGCGGCCGTCGACCTACTCAAGGGCGGCGATGTAGCTATGGTGGCTTCCGCGCACAGCTCGGTCGAAGAACAATTTTACTACAAGGCGATCGCCGAGCGCAGCAGAGCTAAAGTCTCGCTTGTCAGCCACTACGGCGAGGGTGACGGGCTGCTACAGTCTGAGGACCGCACGCCGAACCTCCGTGGTGCCCTGTTGACCGGCTTGATTGATCAACTGCCGGAAGCCGAACTGAGCCCACTGGCACGGGGCATTAATTCCGGTGCGGTTAAGACGCTTCTGGTTGTGAATGAGGATGTGACTGCCCTCGGTATTTCGCCTGACCTGCTAAGCAAGGTCAAAGTGATTTACGTCGGCACGCACACCAACGATACCGCCAAAGATGCCGATATTGTCATCCCCTCGTTGATGGTTTTTGAAAAGGACGGAACGTTTATCAACCAGACCTTCCGTTTGCAGAAATTCAAGACCGCAGTCCCGGGGCCGTCAGGCATCCGGCCCGATTTTATGGTGCTGGAGAAAATTGCCGCACCGCTTGCGGATGAGAAGCCTGCCGCAGTGACCCTGGATGAGGTTTGGCAGCGGATCGCCGCCAAACTCGAATCCATTCAAGATTCGCTGACCTGGCGCGGTATTCCCGATGAGGGGATCGCACTTGAGCCCGGTGCGCTCGTCGAACTGCCATTTGCCGAGACCAAGAATCTGAAATACGATCCTGTCGCGTTTAAGGAGGCGCAATCGGCACCGGCGGGTGCCTAA
- a CDS encoding complex I subunit 1/NuoH family protein: MDFITASLPIVLPIAYALVMISVFMTLCGYSVLAERKVSSWIQGRVGPNRARVAFLGHIPIIGNLMTSLGLFQPAADGLKFLFKEEITPGHVKVGYYYLAPIIALAPALTTMVVLPFGRYVDADGITQPLVLANIDLGMLFILAISSLGVYGIVLAGWASNSKYPFLGGIRASAQMISYELAMGLSLLPVFMWAAAPGSDYGMSLFGVVQAQQSAWLVIIQPLSALIFLVALFAETNRLPFDMAESETDLVGGFHTEYGCFKFGIFFVAEYAHIIMGSAVFVLLFLGGWNFLPWFADPWSDGLLGTLLSVGWFMAKVFFMIFFFIWIRWTLPRFRYDQVMSLGWKILLPLAVGNLVLNTLIIALYDTFTR; the protein is encoded by the coding sequence ATGGATTTTATCACCGCATCGCTCCCTATCGTCCTGCCGATCGCCTATGCGCTCGTTATGATTTCCGTCTTTATGACGCTCTGCGGCTACTCCGTTCTGGCCGAACGGAAAGTTTCCAGCTGGATTCAGGGGCGTGTCGGGCCAAACCGCGCACGTGTGGCGTTTCTCGGACACATTCCGATCATCGGAAACCTGATGACGAGTCTCGGCCTCTTCCAGCCTGCAGCCGATGGCCTGAAGTTCCTTTTCAAAGAAGAGATTACTCCCGGCCATGTGAAGGTCGGTTACTATTATCTCGCCCCGATCATCGCATTGGCGCCAGCACTGACGACCATGGTGGTGCTGCCCTTCGGTCGTTATGTGGATGCCGATGGGATCACCCAGCCACTCGTGCTGGCCAATATTGATCTCGGTATGCTCTTCATTCTGGCGATCTCCTCGCTGGGGGTATACGGCATTGTGCTCGCGGGGTGGGCTTCCAATTCCAAGTATCCCTTCCTCGGCGGAATTCGAGCGTCCGCGCAAATGATTTCCTACGAACTGGCCATGGGGCTTTCCTTGCTGCCGGTGTTCATGTGGGCCGCAGCACCGGGCTCGGATTACGGCATGAGCCTCTTCGGCGTGGTTCAGGCCCAGCAAAGCGCCTGGTTGGTTATTATACAGCCACTCTCCGCGCTCATTTTCCTGGTTGCGCTCTTCGCCGAGACCAACCGTCTGCCCTTTGATATGGCTGAGTCCGAGACGGATCTCGTGGGCGGCTTCCATACGGAATACGGCTGCTTTAAGTTTGGCATCTTCTTCGTGGCGGAATACGCCCACATCATTATGGGCTCGGCCGTCTTCGTGCTCCTCTTCCTGGGCGGCTGGAACTTCCTGCCCTGGTTTGCGGATCCCTGGTCCGATGGTCTGCTGGGAACGCTGCTGTCCGTGGGCTGGTTCATGGCCAAAGTCTTTTTCATGATTTTCTTCTTCATCTGGATTCGTTGGACGCTCCCGCGCTTCCGCTACGACCAGGTGATGTCTCTCGGATGGAAGATTCTGCTTCCACTGGCTGTTGGGAACCTCGTGCTCAACACCCTGATTATCGCACTCTACGACACCTTCACCCGCTAA
- a CDS encoding molecular chaperone DnaJ, translating into MKKSEIFLPKVEANPDNMLFRFSLGQALYEEGETRACIEHLQKCADSRTDWMLPRILLGKALIESGQRETAEPVLKQALDLAVAQHHEEPAAELQELLSGF; encoded by the coding sequence ATGAAGAAATCAGAAATTTTTCTGCCCAAAGTCGAAGCGAACCCGGATAATATGCTGTTTCGCTTCAGCCTCGGACAAGCCCTCTACGAGGAAGGCGAGACCCGAGCCTGCATCGAGCACCTGCAGAAATGCGCTGACTCCCGCACGGACTGGATGCTGCCCCGTATCCTGCTGGGCAAGGCGCTCATCGAATCCGGCCAGCGGGAGACGGCCGAACCGGTGCTCAAACAAGCTTTGGACCTGGCGGTTGCCCAGCATCATGAGGAACCTGCAGCCGAGCTTCAGGAGCTACTCTCGGGCTTCTGA
- a CDS encoding NADH-quinone oxidoreductase subunit N — protein sequence MNELLVEFLRGYTASNEWTAVMPEILLGVLALGLLVAEMFLPRERRSLIPRIAIWGQVLVGVYAFTCISGCHLYRGTYFSGMIQHTDVTQIMRAFFLLSSILVCYLGQIYLSKQSLAKTEFYHLVILIAAAMMLLVQSANFVMLFVALETVTVAFYVLVAYCRNSAFSLEAGLKYLILGALSSAILLFGIVLLYGVAGNPDLPGYSRDSLSYEQLQAFIGLNQLNGGNLIVNIGALLVIAGVCFKIGAVPFQIWVPDVYQGAPTPVTAYLAIASKAAGFMVLITLVLGPFAALNELLVPVLSYIAAATILFGNIAAVTQRNVKRLMGLSGIAHAGYLLLGVVAAMRGVEWAVYAVIFYLVTYLLASFAVFGVMSLNAGSEDADQELDHYVNYSRKRPFLSGVLAVGLGSLAGIPPLGGFIGKLFLFVAAYQAGLYGLLGISILGVAISIYYYFGWIRECYFSAPTSEMVDDTHGQTLAGDRFLFGCLVVATVVLGVLPAALPVIP from the coding sequence ATGAACGAGCTTCTTGTAGAATTTCTCCGCGGCTATACCGCGAGCAACGAATGGACTGCAGTTATGCCTGAGATCCTGCTGGGGGTTTTGGCATTGGGTCTGTTGGTCGCGGAAATGTTCCTGCCCAGGGAGCGCCGCAGCTTGATTCCCCGTATTGCGATCTGGGGGCAGGTCCTGGTCGGCGTTTACGCCTTTACCTGTATCAGCGGCTGCCACCTCTACCGGGGCACGTATTTCAGTGGTATGATCCAGCATACCGACGTCACCCAGATCATGCGGGCTTTCTTTTTGTTGAGCTCGATCCTGGTCTGCTACCTTGGACAGATCTATCTTTCCAAGCAGTCGCTCGCCAAGACGGAGTTCTACCATCTGGTTATTCTGATTGCGGCAGCCATGATGCTGCTGGTTCAGAGTGCCAACTTCGTCATGCTCTTTGTCGCGCTGGAGACGGTGACCGTCGCATTTTACGTGTTGGTGGCCTACTGCCGGAACAGCGCTTTCTCACTGGAAGCGGGGTTGAAGTACCTCATCCTCGGCGCTCTCAGCTCGGCTATCCTGCTTTTCGGTATCGTGCTTCTTTACGGAGTGGCCGGAAACCCTGATCTGCCCGGCTACAGCAGGGATTCCCTGAGCTACGAGCAGCTTCAGGCCTTCATCGGACTCAACCAACTGAATGGTGGTAATTTGATCGTCAACATTGGCGCGCTGCTCGTGATTGCCGGGGTCTGTTTCAAGATTGGTGCCGTGCCTTTTCAAATCTGGGTCCCGGATGTGTATCAAGGTGCGCCAACCCCGGTCACGGCCTATCTGGCTATCGCATCGAAAGCGGCCGGATTCATGGTATTAATTACCTTGGTGTTGGGGCCGTTTGCCGCGCTGAATGAACTACTGGTGCCCGTGCTGTCTTACATCGCAGCTGCAACGATCCTTTTCGGCAATATCGCCGCCGTCACCCAGCGCAATGTGAAGCGTTTGATGGGTCTTTCCGGTATTGCCCACGCAGGCTATCTATTGCTCGGCGTTGTCGCAGCCATGCGAGGCGTAGAATGGGCGGTCTACGCCGTCATCTTCTATCTCGTCACGTACTTGTTGGCCTCTTTTGCCGTGTTTGGGGTCATGTCCCTCAATGCTGGCTCCGAGGATGCGGATCAGGAGCTCGACCACTACGTGAACTACTCGCGTAAGCGACCTTTCCTCAGTGGCGTGCTTGCTGTCGGACTCGGTTCTTTGGCCGGTATCCCGCCACTCGGCGGTTTCATCGGTAAACTCTTTCTCTTCGTCGCCGCGTATCAAGCAGGGCTTTACGGCCTCTTGGGAATTTCAATTCTGGGTGTCGCGATCTCGATCTACTACTACTTCGGCTGGATCCGGGAATGCTATTTCAGTGCGCCGACAAGCGAGATGGTGGATGATACCCACGGCCAAACTCTGGCCGGGGACCGTTTCCTCTTTGGTTGTCTCGTGGTGGCTACAGTGGTGCTGGGTGTGCTGCCTGCAGCGCTACCGGTGATTCCCTAG
- the nuoL gene encoding NADH-quinone oxidoreductase subunit L codes for MTATQSLLVVLLAPLASAAVIAFFCRRFGKLASYISVATAALIFAATIAALRTAGGEAVTMSWNWLSFGDFNVAMGFLFDGVAATMLTMVAFVGFLIHVFSLGYMSEDKARARFFGGLSIFMFSMLGIVLADNLIMIFVFWELVGFSSYMLIGHYLETEEAKAASKKAFIVNRIGDLGFLVGIVYAYWHFGTTNLSEMQGIVAANSELISAGIAMLLACGFIGKSAQFPLHVWLPDAMAGPTPVSALIHAATMVAAGVYFLIRITFLFPVDVLNMIAVLGTAVAVYAGFCAYGQNDIKKILAYSTLSQLGYMAAAFGLGYPGVALFHLITHAFFKALLFLGAGSVIHGCHHEQDIFKMGGLLKKMPITAITFFIGVLALCGVYGLSGFYSKDGILIAAGLGNTPLFVLLTAGAFLTAGYMGRLFWVAFLGEAKSESASHAHESPLTMVVPLIILAVLSVAGGWTGFWPEQLGELIRADLDHLHHAEGYKAMHKNVLIFGSAAWLVGLLASFFFYGKGAREDKLDKVAPPVYGFLKERLWFDEIYNFYVAKIQQRLADLLGFLDVFLIKGVVVRGSAGLVGLVGMCSRALHVGNIHGYVYWFLAGLILLWAVAVGLIG; via the coding sequence ATGACTGCCACGCAATCACTTCTTGTCGTTCTTCTCGCACCGCTGGCCTCAGCCGCGGTCATCGCATTTTTCTGCCGTCGTTTCGGTAAGCTCGCCTCGTATATCTCGGTTGCGACTGCCGCTCTGATTTTTGCAGCGACCATTGCGGCGCTGCGCACGGCGGGTGGTGAGGCCGTGACCATGTCTTGGAACTGGTTGAGTTTCGGCGACTTTAATGTGGCGATGGGTTTCCTCTTCGATGGTGTCGCCGCGACCATGCTGACCATGGTGGCCTTTGTCGGTTTTCTCATCCATGTCTTCAGTCTCGGGTACATGTCCGAGGATAAAGCCCGTGCCCGGTTCTTCGGCGGCTTGTCTATCTTCATGTTCTCAATGCTCGGCATCGTGCTGGCGGACAACCTGATCATGATCTTTGTTTTCTGGGAGCTGGTCGGGTTCAGTTCCTACATGCTGATCGGGCACTACCTGGAAACGGAAGAAGCCAAGGCGGCATCCAAAAAGGCCTTTATCGTCAACCGGATCGGTGACCTCGGCTTTTTGGTCGGTATCGTTTACGCCTACTGGCACTTTGGCACCACCAACCTGAGTGAAATGCAGGGGATCGTGGCGGCCAACAGCGAGCTCATCAGTGCGGGGATCGCCATGCTGCTTGCCTGCGGCTTTATTGGTAAGTCGGCCCAGTTTCCGCTGCATGTCTGGTTGCCGGACGCGATGGCCGGTCCCACGCCGGTTTCGGCCCTGATCCACGCTGCCACCATGGTCGCTGCCGGGGTCTATTTCCTGATCCGGATCACCTTCCTCTTCCCGGTTGATGTCCTCAATATGATCGCCGTGCTCGGCACCGCCGTCGCGGTTTATGCCGGCTTCTGTGCCTACGGGCAGAATGACATCAAGAAGATCCTCGCTTACTCCACGCTGTCCCAACTCGGCTACATGGCCGCGGCCTTTGGTTTGGGCTATCCCGGCGTGGCGCTCTTCCATCTGATCACACACGCCTTCTTTAAAGCGCTCCTTTTCCTCGGTGCCGGTTCCGTAATTCACGGCTGCCATCATGAGCAGGATATTTTCAAGATGGGCGGCCTGCTGAAGAAGATGCCGATCACGGCCATCACTTTCTTTATCGGGGTGCTCGCACTTTGTGGCGTCTATGGGCTTTCCGGGTTTTACTCAAAGGACGGTATCCTAATTGCCGCCGGCCTGGGCAATACGCCTCTGTTTGTTCTTTTGACAGCGGGCGCCTTTTTGACAGCCGGTTATATGGGCCGTCTTTTCTGGGTCGCTTTCCTGGGTGAAGCCAAGTCCGAGTCCGCTTCGCACGCGCATGAGAGTCCGCTGACCATGGTCGTGCCCTTGATTATTCTGGCGGTGCTTTCGGTGGCCGGGGGATGGACCGGTTTCTGGCCGGAGCAACTGGGTGAATTGATTCGCGCCGATCTCGATCACCTGCACCACGCCGAAGGCTACAAGGCGATGCATAAGAATGTTCTTATCTTCGGTAGCGCGGCCTGGCTCGTTGGTCTGCTGGCTTCCTTTTTCTTCTATGGCAAAGGTGCCAGGGAAGACAAACTCGATAAGGTCGCTCCTCCGGTATACGGCTTCCTCAAGGAACGCCTATGGTTCGACGAAATCTACAATTTCTATGTGGCCAAGATCCAGCAGCGGTTGGCGGATTTGCTCGGCTTCCTCGACGTCTTTCTGATCAAGGGAGTCGTTGTTCGCGGCAGTGCCGGTCTGGTCGGGCTTGTGGGCATGTGCTCACGCGCGCTCCACGTTGGTAACATACACGGTTACGTTTATTGGTTCCTTGCGGGATTGATTCTCCTCTGGGCTGTAGCAGTCGGTTTAATTGGCTAA
- a CDS encoding NADH-quinone oxidoreductase subunit J family protein: MLDILFYVFAAITLISALLMVLSPNAVNGAICMIVSFVGTAALFVLLEAYFLAILQVLVYAGAVMVLFLFIIMLLDVDKETNHYLKDKMTLAGSIMGFALLTILIFSTFVGDQHLPEAALPTVAENPTGEGLGIPFTTSAKSFGYSLFTKYMLPFQVTGFLLLAAMVGVIVVSKKEEDAK, encoded by the coding sequence ATGCTTGATATCCTGTTCTATGTTTTTGCAGCGATTACGCTGATCTCGGCACTCCTAATGGTGTTGAGTCCGAACGCCGTGAACGGTGCGATCTGTATGATCGTTTCCTTTGTCGGTACGGCCGCCCTGTTCGTGCTGTTGGAGGCTTACTTTCTGGCGATCCTCCAAGTGCTCGTGTACGCGGGTGCGGTCATGGTGCTTTTCCTTTTCATCATCATGTTGCTTGATGTGGACAAAGAGACCAATCACTACCTCAAGGACAAGATGACGCTCGCCGGCTCCATCATGGGCTTTGCCCTGCTGACGATCTTGATCTTTTCCACCTTTGTCGGTGACCAGCACCTGCCGGAAGCGGCGCTTCCCACTGTTGCCGAAAATCCAACAGGGGAGGGGCTTGGTATCCCGTTTACGACTTCCGCTAAATCCTTCGGCTACAGCCTGTTCACAAAATACATGCTGCCGTTCCAGGTGACCGGATTTCTATTACTCGCCGCGATGGTTGGCGTGATCGTGGTATCGAAAAAAGAGGAGGATGCCAAATGA
- a CDS encoding PP2C family protein-serine/threonine phosphatase, with protein sequence MQIHAHALTDQGQIRHENQDAYFMDEVNQVYAVADGLGGLPGGAEASRRIVELLQASSERLRVQEASVDLAEFIIGINQIVASESMESHPMTGSGSTLTLCQITDNQLQIGHVGDSAAYLLRDGKLQKLTVDHTLEQELINEHGEKARQHMPPEYPHTLTRCIGQENELRVDQTSVQLQSGDRILLCTDGLNKVVAETEIAQTLGADLDPEEITRRLTETANAQSGPDNITIITLILSDCD encoded by the coding sequence GACGCCTATTTCATGGATGAGGTGAACCAGGTATATGCGGTGGCCGACGGATTGGGCGGTCTACCCGGGGGCGCAGAAGCAAGCCGGCGAATTGTCGAACTACTCCAGGCGAGCTCGGAGAGACTCCGGGTTCAGGAAGCGTCTGTCGATCTCGCGGAGTTCATTATCGGCATCAATCAAATCGTCGCCAGCGAATCGATGGAAAGCCATCCCATGACCGGCTCCGGCAGTACGCTCACGCTTTGCCAAATTACCGATAACCAGCTACAAATCGGCCATGTCGGGGACTCGGCCGCCTACTTGCTTAGGGACGGCAAGCTGCAAAAGCTGACCGTAGACCATACACTGGAACAGGAATTGATTAATGAGCACGGCGAAAAAGCCCGTCAGCATATGCCGCCGGAGTACCCGCATACCCTGACACGCTGCATCGGCCAGGAAAATGAGCTCCGGGTGGATCAAACCAGTGTGCAACTCCAGTCCGGCGACCGGATTCTTCTTTGTACGGATGGCTTGAACAAAGTGGTGGCTGAAACAGAGATCGCCCAAACGCTTGGTGCCGATCTCGACCCCGAGGAGATTACCAGGCGACTGACCGAGACAGCCAACGCACAATCAGGACCGGACAACATCACCATTATCACCTTAATTTTGAGCGACTGCGACTAG
- a CDS encoding response regulator, translating to MTIPTNASTSSAKDPKTLLKGKRVCILDDESAPIAILEANLAKFGLQTHSFNQPGPALTHLRTDRPDILLLDIMMPEMDGWEFYTTIRSEPELNDLPVLFVTCLADQELEREMEQDGLCATLSKPVFSDQLLEKLMQLLG from the coding sequence ATGACCATTCCTACCAATGCCAGCACGAGCAGTGCGAAAGACCCCAAGACATTGCTCAAAGGAAAGCGCGTGTGTATCCTCGACGATGAAAGCGCTCCCATCGCGATTCTTGAAGCCAACCTCGCAAAGTTCGGCCTTCAAACCCACTCGTTCAATCAACCCGGTCCGGCCTTGACTCATTTGCGAACTGACCGGCCGGACATCCTACTCCTCGACATCATGATGCCGGAAATGGACGGCTGGGAATTTTATACAACGATACGGAGCGAACCGGAGCTGAACGACCTTCCCGTCCTGTTCGTGACCTGTCTGGCTGATCAGGAACTTGAGCGCGAGATGGAACAGGACGGCCTCTGCGCCACCCTGAGCAAGCCTGTCTTCAGCGATCAACTTTTGGAAAAGCTGATGCAACTACTGGGCTAG
- the nuoK gene encoding NADH-quinone oxidoreductase subunit NuoK has protein sequence MTVGLNAFILIASLLFAIGMLGVLLRKNTLVIYMSLELMLNAVNLALVAFSRYNGTMDGNLFVFFIITVAAAEVAVGLAIIVALFRRRQTVMVDQLNALSR, from the coding sequence ATGACCGTCGGACTCAATGCATTCATCCTGATTGCGTCGTTGCTTTTTGCCATCGGTATGCTGGGTGTGCTGTTGCGTAAAAATACGCTTGTCATTTACATGTCGCTGGAACTCATGCTCAACGCCGTCAATCTCGCGTTGGTCGCTTTCTCGCGCTACAACGGCACGATGGATGGCAACCTGTTCGTTTTCTTTATTATTACTGTGGCCGCCGCCGAAGTAGCGGTCGGTCTCGCGATCATTGTCGCCCTTTTCCGGAGGCGGCAAACGGTCATGGTCGATCAACTGAACGCCTTAAGCCGATGA